A single Ciona intestinalis chromosome 12, KH, whole genome shotgun sequence DNA region contains:
- the LOC100185563 gene encoding uncharacterized protein LOC100185563: MSSQGAVKTQVVACIFCIMVIASAVPVSRINLEKNNGVEVCPVIWARSQLPGSRYLLRPMCRYDGSFPSALNFQDLQNSGRFACKTVYAKHYRGEIIENGCKLFKTM, from the exons ATGTCGAGCCAAGGAGCAGTAAAAACCCAAGTCGTAGCATGTATATTCTGCATAATggtaatagcttcagcag TTCCTGTTTCAAGAATCAATTTGGAAAAGAATAACGGGGTGGAG GTATGTCCGGTAATATGGGCACGCAGTCAGTTACCAGGATCAAGATATTTGTTACGTCCAATGTGTCGATACGACGGTTCATTCCCTTCCGCTCTTAATTTCCAAGACTTACAAAACTCTGGCAG GTTCGCATGCAAGACGGTATACGCCAAACATTACAGAGGCGAAATAATTGAGAACGGATGCAAACTCTTCAAAACTATGTAA